A window of the Euwallacea similis isolate ESF13 chromosome 20, ESF131.1, whole genome shotgun sequence genome harbors these coding sequences:
- the LOC136415373 gene encoding cytochrome P450 4d2-like, with translation MLIYLCWSVVAIVVVVISTPLVNWYWNVFKNRSLSKIPGPDAFPVLGSTHLLGKTPCEYLKGLLALQGKYGNFYKLWTGPTLRLVINKPEYLEDLLTSNLNLSKSNGYDLFKPWLGDGLLVSTGAKWRKRRKMITPTFNFKVLEEFMQIFNRQINVLLDKVSEEVQSSPGETMDMFQFLNLMSLDIICETAFGTPIGAQTHENPKYVKAVKDFLEIFVFRFYSGWMGHPLLFRFTEPYKIYHDTLETLHNFCETIIKKRRAEYAKKGKMTEQGEDGIKIRSALLDMLLEASENGMNLSDKDICDEVNTFMFEGHDTSATAECFTLYALAQNPTYQDKVYEELCEVVGKDPKTEITLSQINDLKYMDIVVKEALRIYQPVPLIERNIDEEWVVDGIKIPRGTTVAVFLYGMAHDSSIFPEPEKFDPDRFLLEKVSQRHNFAYVPFSAGPRNCIGQRYAMYSLKACIAKFLLKFRVAEDPDFKIQIGTCSVLKSMNGYKMKVFPR, from the exons atgttgatttatttatgcTGGTCAGTAGTAGCCATTGTAGTGGTAGTGATTTCAACCCCCTTGGTCAACTGGTACTGGAAcgtatttaaaaatcgaagtttGTCTAAGATTCCTGGCCCTGATGCATTTCCAGTCTTAGGAAGCACGCATTTACTGGGAAAAACTCCTTGTG aatatttaaaagggtTATTAGCCCTGCAAGGCAAATATGGCAACTTCTACAAGCTATGGACAGGCCCAACTCTTCGGCTGGTCATCAATAAACCCGAATACCTGGAGGACCTGCTCACCTCCAACTTAAATTTGTCGAAATCTAATGGCTATGATTTGTTCAAGCCTTGGCTAGGAGATGGGCTTTTGGTCAGCACAG GAGCGAAATGGAGAAAACGCAGGAAAATGATAACCCCAACATTCAACTTTAAGGTCCTTGAGGAGtttatgcaaatatttaacaGGCAAATTAATGTCCTGCTGGATAAAGTCTCGGAGGAGGTGCAGAGCTCTCCTGGAGAAACCATGGATATGTTCCAGTTTTTGAATCTCATGTCTTTGGACATAATTTGTG aaaCAGCTTTTGGAACCCCCATTGGAGCCCAGACGCACGAAAACCCAAAATACGTCAAAGCAGTGAAGGatttcttggaaattttcGTTTTCCGCTTTTATTCTGGCTGGATGGGCCACCCTTTGCTGTTCAGGTTCACCGAGCCCTACAAAATCTACCACGACACTCTGGAAACTTTGCACAACTTCTGCGAGACCATCATCAAAAAAAGAAGGGCTGAATATGcgaaaaaaggaaaa ATGACAGAGCAAGGGGAGGATGGAATAAAAATCCGATCGGCCCTCCTGGACATGCTCCTGGAAGCCAGTGAGAACGGGATGAATTTGTCCGACAAAGATATATGCGATGAAGTGAACACTTTCATGTTCGAG GGCCACGATACTTCAGCGACAGCGGAATGTTTCACACTATACGCCCTGGCACAAAATCCAACCTATCAAGACAAAGTGTACGAGGAATTATGCGAAGTGGTTGGCAAAGATCCCAAAACCGAGATAACCCTTTCCCAGATCAACGACCTCAAATACATGGATATTGTCGTCAAAGAGGCCCTCAGGATCTATCAACCTGTGCCTCTGATCGAAAGAAACATCGACGAGGAATGGGTTGTTG ATGGGATTAAAATCCCCAGGGGCACTACCGTTGCGGTGTTCCTCTATGGAATGGCCCACGACTCCTCGATATTCCCGGAACCCGAAAAATTCGATCCCGACAGATTTCTCCTGGAAAAAGTAAGTCAAAGGCACAACTTCGCTTACGTTCCGTTCAGCGCCGGGCCTCGGAACTGTATAG GTCAGCGGTATGCCATGTACTCGTTGAAGGCTTGTATTGCCAAGTTTTTGCTGAAGTTCCGAGTAGCGGAAGATCCAGATTTTAAGATACAAATCGGTACTTGTTCGGTTTTAAAGTCTATGAATGGGTACAAGATGAAGGTATTTCCTAGATAA